CAATTGATTCTCATCCAGTCCGGCCAGATGGCCGTAAACGCGAAAGTCGTGAGGCATGCGATAGTCCTTAGGGGGTCAGTCGGGAAGAATAAAGCAGGTGTAGCCTTCATGAGAGAGGACAGATACGAGGAATGGATCGGAAAAACGCCGGTCCAATATGGCGATTTTTCCTGTCCCGCCGGACACAGTCCAGGCCGGAACCTGCACCGCGATGCGATTTTGCGCTCCTTCGTACCAGGCGGCCTGGATCATGCCCTGGCGCAACAAATCCTTGTGGCGCAAGAGCTGCAGCAGTGAGTTGAGCGTGTCGGGCATGGTCTGGCCGAAGGTCTTTTCGGGATTGCTCGGGTTCATGGCCCGGATGATTTCCAGGTGCGTGGCCACGGGAACGTAGATGGAGTCGCGAGCCCGTGACGGCAGGCGGGAAAGTTCGTTGTATGCATCCAGTTCAATGATCTTGACCTGCGCCTCATCAAGCACTTCGTGCAGTCCCTGGGGCAAAGGCGGTGAGTCCGGAGTCTGTCTGGACCAGATCATGTGAATGCGTTTTTGGCCGCCGCGTTCCATGATGGCCATTTGTGGAGACAAGAGGGTCACGCCGACGCCGTTGCGTGAAAGTACCAGTTCCTTGCCCGCGCCCCAGAGACGAAAATGTTTCGGAAAAGTGGACGAGAGTTTTTCCAGTACTTCCTGCAGGCTCCAGCGGGGTGAGATGGTGCAGACCTTCATGCCCAATTTGTTGGCGTTTCCGATCCACTGGGCGTTTTTGGGCACGGGACAGAAGAGGATCTTGTCTCCCCAGGGCGCATCCAGGAGCGGGGTTTCGGACATTTTGACGACCAGCCATTCCGAGCCTGGCAGGGGAAACATGCTTTCGTCCCCCGGCAAGAATTTGAAACGCATTTGTTCCAGCACGGTTTTGACGAACGGCAGGCCGGATACGGGCGTGCGTTTTTTTTCTGCGGTGGCGTTTGTTGCGCCGGATTGTCCGATGCTGTCCGCGCTCCCTGCACTGTCCGAAGAAGCCGGGGGCGTTATGGGCAGCACGGCCGCTGGCGCTTGCCCAGGCTCTGGTGCTGAAGGCTCAGGCTGCTTTTGCAGGGGCTGGATCGGGGCGGGGGCGCTCCGCGCGGAGGTGCTCCGGGCGGGGGCCGTCTGGCTGGGTGCTGCGGTTTGCGTCACGACAGTTTGTTCAGATTTTGGGGCCCGCTGCGCAGCAGGCGCAGGACTCGGGACAGGCGCCATGACTTTTTCCGCTTGGTTTGTGACCGGCAGGATGATCTCCTGTCCGACGCGCAAGGTGTTGGTGTTCGGAACCTCTGGATTGAGTTCGAGGAACAGGTCCAGATATTGGCTGTAGATCAAGCTGTTCGGCACCCCTTGCGCCTTGAGGATCTGGATCAGTGTATCTCCCGTGCGCACGACGTAGGGCGTTTTTGCGTATGATTTCGGCGCCGCCAAGGGCGGGGGGCGTCTGATGCCGGTGTCGGCGGCGGAGGACGCTTCGGGGATCTGGATGACCTGCCCCGGCATCAGCCGGTTGATGTCCGGGATGTGCGGGTTCAGAGCTGTGATGTCCGGCAGGATGCGTTGAATTTGCGTGGCGGAGTAGCCTTTTGATTCCAGTATCTTGTAGAGCCATTCGCCCTGTTTGACGATATGCTTGTCGCCGGTTTTTTGCTCAACGCGGATATTTTTTTCAAAGAAAAGGCGCAGCGGTTTTTCTGAAAATCCCGGCTTGGTTATGCTTGTCAGGAAGCATAGAGCAAGAATAAGAAGAACTGCACGTCTCATAGTTTTCAAGCGGACCTGTTTTTAGGGACGGTTATTTCCGGTAATGGAACCAAGGATATAGCAAAAAGGATGAAGGCTGTCACTGCACTTTACGTAAAGGGATTCACCCGAACGACTCAAAGGAGATTATCATGTATGTAGGCCTTGCCATGGACAGACACGTCCCCACCATCACTTCCGATACGCTGATTATCAAAGCGGATCGCATGATGGAGGAGAATAGACTATGGATTTTACTTGTTGTTGAAGACGGCAAGCTCAAGGGATATGTGGCTAAAGAAGATATCCGGGCTGCGTTGCCATCCGGTGCAACAACATTCAGCAAGCATGAAATTAATTATCTCTTGTCCAGAATGACGGTAAAAGAGCTGGTGCGAAGCTCAATGCCCACGGTGACTCCTGAAACGGAAATCGAAGTTGCGGCAAAAATTATGCATGACAAGGATCTGGCCGGTCTGGCCGTGGTCGACACGAAAAGCCGACTCAAAGGCTACA
This DNA window, taken from Desulfomicrobium sp. ZS1, encodes the following:
- a CDS encoding LysM peptidoglycan-binding domain-containing protein; translated protein: MRRAVLLILALCFLTSITKPGFSEKPLRLFFEKNIRVEQKTGDKHIVKQGEWLYKILESKGYSATQIQRILPDITALNPHIPDINRLMPGQVIQIPEASSAADTGIRRPPPLAAPKSYAKTPYVVRTGDTLIQILKAQGVPNSLIYSQYLDLFLELNPEVPNTNTLRVGQEIILPVTNQAEKVMAPVPSPAPAAQRAPKSEQTVVTQTAAPSQTAPARSTSARSAPAPIQPLQKQPEPSAPEPGQAPAAVLPITPPASSDSAGSADSIGQSGATNATAEKKRTPVSGLPFVKTVLEQMRFKFLPGDESMFPLPGSEWLVVKMSETPLLDAPWGDKILFCPVPKNAQWIGNANKLGMKVCTISPRWSLQEVLEKLSSTFPKHFRLWGAGKELVLSRNGVGVTLLSPQMAIMERGGQKRIHMIWSRQTPDSPPLPQGLHEVLDEAQVKIIELDAYNELSRLPSRARDSIYVPVATHLEIIRAMNPSNPEKTFGQTMPDTLNSLLQLLRHKDLLRQGMIQAAWYEGAQNRIAVQVPAWTVSGGTGKIAILDRRFSDPFLVSVLSHEGYTCFILPD
- a CDS encoding CBS domain-containing protein, which translates into the protein MYVGLAMDRHVPTITSDTLIIKADRMMEENRLWILLVVEDGKLKGYVAKEDIRAALPSGATTFSKHEINYLLSRMTVKELVRSSMPTVTPETEIEVAAKIMHDKDLAGLAVVDTKSRLKGYISRGSMLAVLVEEMGLELGGYRIVIEAEDRKGLMAEISRLFFDLGVNILSTSTFFRGNQRLLVFRVRTDDSEGLERVLTDKGYKIAGPERFEQEWS